A segment of the Biomphalaria glabrata chromosome 18, xgBioGlab47.1, whole genome shotgun sequence genome:
GGGCATGAGTTAGGCAACTGGGAGTAAAAGAGATGACTGGACATGAGTTAGGCAACTGGGCGTAAAAGAGATGACTGGGAATGAGTTATGCGAATGGGCGTAAATTAGATGACTGGGAATGTGTTAGGCGACTGTGCGTAAGAGATGACTGGGCATGGATTAGGCGACAGGGTGTAAAAGAGATGACTGGGCATGAGTTAGGCGACTGGGCGTAATAGAGATGACTGGCCATGAGTTAGGCGACAGGGCGCAAAAGAGATGTCTGGGCATGAGTTAGGAGACTGGGCGTAATAGAGATGACTGGCCATGAGTTAGGCGACAGGGCGCAAAAGAGATGTCTGGGCATGAGTTAGGTGACAGGGTGTAAAAGAGATGAATGAGCGTAAGAGAGACGACTGGGCGTGAATGAGATGACTGGGCGTAAAGAAGATGAATGTGCGTAAAGGAGATGATTGGGCGTGAGAGAGACGACTGGGCGTAACTAAGATGACTGGGATCGAGAGAAATAACTGGACATAAGGGAAATAGGTTGGCGGGGtcaaacatttctatttttaaacctaacatttattagttattaagagaaaatcAATCGCTCGATAAGTTTTACAAATTAGGTATTGTcgttttttacaatattttgtttatgtttctcTTGATTCTTTAGTATAATTCCATGCTGATTCTAATCACCATTTTTCCTTACTAACTTTAACTACGCACCGAAATGCACTATCTTTGAAAGGTTGTATAATAAGGTATTGGAAAACAAAGTGGCATTacaatttcaacaaaataaagagGTAGAATATACATTATTTCTAAAGAGACAAAAGCAGGTTATTAAAAATAGTTCAATGCTAATTACAAGTTTGTATATACTGCAgtaatatgctaggacaaatgtgtacaaatactccttcttccctagtgctattagagcatggaatgggttgcctgagctagccaggaaaactagtgacttagctgaatttaagtcattggttaacatacatGATAAGAGgcattacgcgtaggacgtaatcatcttcttttttgaagtaacgtctgtattatataagataagaatatatgtctctccaaaataaagCTTCACAGGCAGACACaagaaaaagtgttcgagatgaaccatagtcgttctacgactgaaggtggccaatgttttgtaaaatgttttgtaaaatgttttacatatttcggatgttccttcagagttgaagatggtttacttcctagtccaaacctcccgcaggacgacgggggatgggagcgggcagggtttgaaccctcgaccgtcgataaatccgaacgacagtctagcgcgcaaaccgcacgaccaggcagccatccatatagatctatatatctatatatatatatatatatctatatatatctatatatatatatatatatgttaaataAAGTGATTTTCTGACGGGTACTGATTTAGAGATCAATTTCCAGCCCAGGTCTATCGACAAATGTGTTGATTTAGAGATAATCTCCAGACCAGGTCTATCGACACTGTGACTATCGTCGTATCGagcattagatctagattattttcaATAGGGTATTAAGTAAAGCGTGTCTTGAAGTCCGAAGATGGACAGTGGAAGTTCACATTGCTTAAAGCTAGAACAGACCCTGCTTTGACCTAGATATTTAGCAGATAGCAAAGCAGGCAATGCAATTGCGTGTCATAATTCAAACACATTTCTCTATATCATCTGAGGTTGTCAAATGGGATAGTTTTGGTATGTGCCTAGGTTAGCTGTTAAATTATTGATCTAGCACGTGGATTGAGGGGATAAATGGAGGGATAGATGTGCACTTACCTTTTATTGGTTGAAACAATAGATgacactatttttacaaagattgtatcaactcgctctgtctgtctgtctgtctgtctttttaaaagtatgttaacgtttttttttgttccagctgaaattttgcacaattatttctttgacctcTCAACACAAAGcaccattttaaaaattcattcagcaattagttaattaactattggtaattaactattttgtttaatgtctCGAATAACGAAAAGAAATTGCACTTGGCTgtctgaattagttccctttaaaAATCGCccctttaaagtaagtttgtcACATATGCACCTCGCAGAGTGGTCAGTATGTCGGCTTAAAAGAGGCATGAGTTATTAGTTCAAATGCAGGTCGATCtcccctttttaaataaatgcttttaaaaagtgaataCGGTAAAATATTCTACCAGAtatccttttcttttccccCGTCCCcatttttcccaactggtccagacaagtgataggatcacagcgtagtgagaaagcttaaagcatggaatagcgctaaacaaattcagtttgtaaaataattataatcgcacagatttattgatgTTGGTAGagatctaatacaaatttaattacatgactgattcaaactaattgataatatTACTCTTcgtattagcttttttttttaagtataataTGTGTGTCTATTGACATATGTGTGCTAATACTAACAATTATGTAACAATAAATTGTTCCTCTAGCATAACAGGTGACTGGATTcttgaataaaatgcaaagaaagaaaatgctAAAAATTTACTTTCTTTTGGTGACTGGAACTTTATCGAAAGCCAATGATAAAGAAGGTAAATACATAATAATATACACATaatattcacacaaacacacacacaccgaccTCTACACTCATCAGCATGCTCTGGTATCACACTTTAAAGAGTCAGTATAATTAAATGTTGGTAAACTTTGTTGTATTAATTCATTAGATTAAAAACGCGGTCCATATAAACATATAACTAACATTATTTAAGAGTTGCGCTTATTAGTTTGTTTTCAGCCATGTGACCATTTTGACATTTTCGGCAAGGGTCGCATTAAGAAAGAAGCAAAGCTTTGCACTGTGGGAACGCCGAATCACATCTCACGACGGTTGGAATATGACCCGCAGATATACGTTTGGACGTCACTGCCCTATAGAATCCCGATAGCTCTACTGTAGTACAGTGCGTCTTTATGTTTATGTCCTACCGTAGTAGAGTGCGTTTTTTATGTCCTACCTCAGAATTATTACAAGGCgcagtggctaagtggtaaatcgcttggtttccgaaccgaggtccggggttcgaatcctggtgaagactcggattttttaatttcgggattttcgggCGCCTCTGCTCTTCTtgggggaaaagcaaaggcgattggtcgttgtgctggccacatgacaccctcgttagccgtgggCCATCATCTGTCCTAAAGACCACAACGTTTGAAACGGTAACTCAGGACAATGTCTTGTGACGCTAGCAACAGTTATTTAACTTGTCTATAGGAAGAGCTCATCAAGTCTCGTTTCGAACGAGAACTAGAGCTTGGTGACTATTTTTTGAGTGAAAACCggataaataaaatgaaaagaaagaaaatgctaAAAATTTACTTTCTTTTGGTGACTGGAACTTTATCGAAAGAAGGTAAATAGAACACATATAATattcacacaaaaacacacacacacacgatctCTACACTCGTCAGCAtgctctgttttttttaaatattttttttaaactaacaagcCCGTAGCCCCTAACCCTGAAAAATGACATGAGTAGGCGAAAACAAAGTctgttggtccttgtgctggccacatgacactcttgctAAACGTCCACCGTAAAAAGAGATGATCTTCACTCCATGcgccctatagatagcaaggtctgaaagatgaCCATTTGAATTTGAAACGGAAGCTCTGTGAATGATGTAGagtacataagataagataagacacgataagataagatagtaagTTTGGCTGTgtacttttcaatgttttcatgaTATAGAGTTCACATCAATGGGCAAGAGGTTCGTGTTTTCTCTCCCACGGTTGCTCCATGGCGACCCAGTCTTGACCTTGTGCCTTACCTCCTACAGAAACACCACGGTAAGACCCGCCTCGTTTCTACTTCCCACCTTGTTGGTTGATTTCAACACCAAAAGTTAATGACAGTTCTCTGCTCCTGGTTTGCATTTTCGTTTCAAAAATtctaaagattttgtattaatcCTTGTAACAGTATAATTAAGTAAGTTAGAATGAGAAGGCAATATAAAGAAATGTGGTGGAAATATTAGTGACCCATAAAAGATAACATTAAAGGCGAAAATAAAAAGATTGGGAGAGATCTTGAACAAAATAGACAAATTAAATAATAGGACGACATATTGAAAGATCCGTCTTCCAACAAAAagcaatattttaagaaaacaaaaaataactggTATATATTTTAATACTGAATATATAATCTCCCTTTTCTTCTACTTAAAACCAAAGTAATTACCAAATATTAATGAACTAATTATTCCATTTATTATTACTTCATGTATTTTAATCGACTGCAATAATTGTActcaatttcaacttgatccaaaagCGGAAGACGGAgaataattagttaatcaagGTAAAAAGGGTTATTAATCCatatatacagccacatctaattaAGTAGCATTTTTTGCCCTTGAtcgatacaaacaaaataattaattactaataattaattgattaattgtttGTTAAGTTTATGTTTTGTCaagtacaacaaataattatgtaaagtttCCACAAGGTCCGAGAATACGTATGCGAGAAAAAAGCTATACACAATATGTACAAATTACCCtgctttacaaattaaaatttttctaATGGTGGAGAGAAAAATCATTTTCGTAAAGATTGTTGATCTAATACATTCCTCTTTATCTTAACTCTACTGCAGTGTAACTTGAGTCTGTGTAAACTTTGGTTTGATCTTCTGATCGGCAATGTCTccgttttgttttagtttagtcTTAGATACGAGCCTCCTCAAGGAAGTTTACAAACGCACAGCATCAAGGCCAATGAAACTTTCAGCATGGAGGAAATCGTCCGGGACAAgttagtaaacttaaaaaaataaaaaagtaatactTTTAAACTAGTTTCGTTTGTTGCGGTCATTTTTCTTGTACCGTATTCAAGGTGGCAttgtggttgagtggtaaagcgcctgACCTCTGAACAGAGGGATcacgagttcgaatctcggtgaaggctgggattaaGAAGTGAGGATTTTTAGGAATCCCCTCAGTctagccaactctaatgggtgtcTGACTTTTAGTTAGAGAGCATAaaagaggttggtcgttgtgttagcCACATGTCATCCTTGTTAATTGTCggccaaagaaactgatgacatTTAAATCAATTAATCTATTTAGATTATAAGGTCTAATAGATAACTTGACTGTACTTCATTTGCGAGTATATTAATTCAAGTTATCTCAAGTTAGAACGAGACCAATGACCAgtcgttatttctaccacaacCTATTCAGCGATCAAgtggaaatttaaaaataatatttattgtacctaacaaagcatcaatcaaattaaaaattaaccaatttattAATCATTTTCCCCATAAAATATGGGAAATAACTTATAAATTATTGCAAGATATAGCTGCGGTTCTTTCccctatataatttttttaatgatttttatgTTTTGCTTGTTACTACAAATTGCTAAAAACAATTGGCTCAAAtaaagtcaagttcccctttcagaccttgtcatctacagggcagatgacgtcaatttcatttgtttctttgcgTAACaattaacgagcagggtgtcatgtggccaggtcaacaaccaaccgcttttactttccccaactcaagTCACGTAACAATTAGAGTTgtatggactcaggggcgccctaaaaatcccgaaattcaaaatcccagtcttcaccacgattcgaacccaggaccccaggttcggaagccaagcgccttctCACTCAAACACCGCGTCGCAAATTAGAACATCAGTTATACATAATGGCTTAAAACAGGGGAAGTAATGGGATCTGTTATTATTCACAGATACGACTCTGCGGTAGGAGTCAGGAGAAGTTATATCTTAACGTCAGAGACACCAGTTGAGGTCGTGGCGTTCCTCAGTACTGACTTGTCAATATCTTCCTTCAAGCTGCTCCCAGTCAGCAGTTGGGGCGACAAATATTACGCAGTGACCGCCAAGTAAGTGCGTTTTTGATAGTGAAACTATACACTGAAAAGACGACAATCGACTGTGTCTCTTTATataaaactagtcgaccggcggcgtagcatacgccgctattttgcagggccggccttatgccactgcaacctatgcgaccgcatcgggccccgcactttcacaggacccgcactttcataggacccgcgctaattcaaggtgtataattattaaattaaaccattttataacttaaaatagatttctttatgattttaaaattgaacccTCACATTGAACCCAGCCCTGATAACGACCAAACTTGTTGTCCAAGGCTATATGACTCACGTGCTATTTAATACAGAGTTATAGACAGTTTGAGCTTATTCACTGACACCGTCACTCATAGAGACagattagatctaatttattttaacttaGAACTGCCAACGTAGGTCACGTGATTTGAGAGACAACcagcaaaatataaaagatccttataagagaaaaaaacaacccaaaccTTATTTAAGAGAAAGGACTCAGttcttacaactatatctctcataatgtaaaagttatttcccttattcgataaaaaaaaagtttaattatcaataatattaattgactaattggtgaactttaaaaattgattcatgttttgttaggtaaaaagaaaataattgtttttaagtttcaacttgatccaagaatgaatatgagagaaataacatgttcaattaTCAAAAGGACGAAACCATACATATTTATCCGTATGTGTGTAAATACTAATGGATTAATCTCCTTTGTCCAGTGTCAAACCACcatttcaaatattattttttctctagTGTCAAACCAGcatttctaatatttttttcgcTCCAGTGTCAAACCTTCATTACAAATATCATTTTTGCTCTTGTGTCAAACCACCATTACACATACTATTTTCGCTTCAGTGTCAAACCACCATTACACATACTATTTTCGCTTCAGTGTCAAACCACCATTACACATACTATTTTCGCTTCAGTGTCAAACCACCATTACACATACTATTTTCGCTTCAGTGTCAAACCACCATTACACATACTATTTTCGCTTCAGTGTCAAACCGCaattacaaatattattttcgcTTCAGTGTCAAACCGCcattacaaatattattttcgcTTCAGTGTGAACCCATCATTACAGATTTCTTCTAGTAAGAACGACAATGATATAACCGTCAAATTTATGATCGAACAACCGAAAGAGGTAAAAATAACCTATATGGGCAAGTGGTACTCAGAGGGCGATACTTTACAATTTAATCTTCAAAGGTAAGTATTGTACTTCACAGCTTGTTTTGCTAGATTATATTTGTAGAATATAATTGATGAATTGTTCGGGTGAATATATACAACGTTTCATTAGGgagttattataattaattcaaTAATGACCTTAATTATTATCACTATGTAGTGATATAGTTTGTGAATAGAGTATTGAAGTGGGGCAAATTCTATGAgtctgttaaaaaaaaggggcaACATCAAGGAAACGGCAACTAAAAACGTTCTGTTCTATGCAATAGGAATTCCCCGATGTTAAagcatatttttacaaagcttataccaaatCATTCTCTCTGCCTGTTTGTTTGTCTGCCTAGGCGGATTCTGTTACAcgtttctcctcccacttcccattctcggaatAAACTGAAATTGATAACAATTATTCATAATGGATGACATGACatgaagtaatttaaaaaagttgCCGATTACTTGAtcagttaaataaaatta
Coding sequences within it:
- the LOC129924043 gene encoding uncharacterized protein LOC129924043 codes for the protein MQRKKMLKIYFLLVTGTLSKANDKEEFTSMGKRFVFSLPRLLHGDPVLTLCLTSYRNTTFSLRYEPPQGSLQTHSIKANETFSMEEIVRDKYDSAVGVRRSYILTSETPVEVVAFLSTDLSISSFKLLPVSSWGDKYYAVTAK